One genomic segment of Salinigranum rubrum includes these proteins:
- a CDS encoding type 1 glutamine amidotransferase domain-containing protein, with translation MTRALFVVTEEGYWGEECIEPLQTLSDAGVDCTIATPSGNPPVVDERSVDPDEVGEEMARRVAECDANDERLNDPEPLAAVDAGEYDAVVFPGGHGTEWDINQDRHARTALREAVEGDGKALVVCHAVGILAFTRDSAGDFLATGRDVTGFPNAWEEGIVDDHDLMPDGRKLPYWVEDEVKAVGANWDAELDADTSVTVDGDLVTARGPPSSHEAALTLLEELGIEAPSA, from the coding sequence ATGACACGCGCACTGTTCGTCGTCACCGAGGAGGGGTACTGGGGAGAAGAGTGCATCGAGCCGCTACAGACGCTCTCGGACGCGGGCGTCGACTGCACGATTGCGACGCCGTCCGGCAACCCACCCGTGGTCGACGAGCGCTCCGTCGACCCCGACGAGGTGGGCGAGGAGATGGCTCGGCGCGTCGCAGAGTGCGACGCGAACGACGAACGGTTGAACGACCCCGAACCGCTCGCGGCGGTGGACGCGGGCGAGTACGACGCCGTCGTCTTCCCCGGGGGACACGGCACCGAGTGGGACATCAACCAGGACCGTCACGCCCGCACCGCCCTGCGTGAGGCCGTCGAAGGCGACGGAAAGGCGCTCGTGGTGTGTCACGCCGTCGGCATCCTCGCGTTCACCCGCGATTCGGCGGGCGACTTCCTCGCCACCGGTCGCGACGTGACCGGCTTCCCGAACGCCTGGGAGGAAGGCATCGTCGACGACCACGACCTGATGCCCGACGGGCGAAAACTGCCGTACTGGGTCGAGGACGAGGTCAAAGCCGTCGGGGCGAACTGGGACGCCGAACTCGACGCGGACACCTCCGTGACCGTCGACGGCGACCTCGTGACCGCGCGCGGCCCGCCCTCGTCGCACGAAGCGGCGCTGACGCTCCTCGAAGAGCTAGGAATCGAAGCGCCGAGCGCCTGA
- a CDS encoding transcriptional regulator: protein MTETTRQRIAEELRSEPATASELSTRVGVPASTVYDHLQHVARSLDGEDEQFLVAPPECRNCGFSAFDDPVNYPSRCPQCRSEGIEEAVFKIEEV, encoded by the coding sequence ATGACCGAGACGACGCGACAGCGCATCGCCGAGGAACTCCGGTCGGAGCCGGCGACGGCGAGCGAACTGTCGACCCGCGTCGGCGTCCCCGCGTCGACGGTGTACGACCACCTCCAGCACGTCGCCCGCTCGCTCGACGGCGAGGACGAGCAGTTCCTCGTCGCCCCGCCCGAGTGTCGCAACTGCGGGTTCAGCGCCTTCGACGACCCCGTCAACTATCCATCCAGATGCCCGCAGTGTCGGAGCGAGGGGATCGAGGAGGCGGTGTTCAAGATCGAGGAGGTGTAG
- a CDS encoding ABC transporter permease — protein sequence MATETDSRTGYGGDGAQHETFEDIDWSDEGGRTVLSRRDLGVLGVLAVLAAAFVYDYVVVPTDTATFEFDLPPSVPLFGEEFVWDVTQLDWLFILTLVVMVFYVVVPLYDNRRLTAYYWRQFRKNRLAVVSLGYLIVVFFVGTVGPIFIPTPEIALTQQYQPPMFTTVDSSVPLQCVGEVTGDVCHGSLAHPLGTTSDGKDILVLVIYGMQVSMKLGLITTLLVISIGTAVGTVAAYSGGTVDEVLMRYVDIQLTFPTFLLYLLLVFLFGGSLFMFIVLFGLTSWGGISRLVRSEALQLREEEYVLAAKSAGANAAYVIRRHLVPNVSSTVITAATLAIPGYILAEAALSFLQLGDPTIPSWGQVIAAGRSDLDSAWWISTFPGFFLFFTILAFNFMGDALRDALDPRADK from the coding sequence ATGGCGACCGAGACCGACTCCAGAACGGGGTACGGCGGCGACGGCGCACAGCACGAGACGTTCGAGGACATCGACTGGAGCGACGAGGGCGGGCGGACGGTCCTCTCCCGGCGTGACCTCGGCGTGCTCGGGGTCCTCGCCGTCCTCGCGGCCGCGTTCGTCTACGACTACGTCGTCGTCCCGACGGACACGGCCACGTTCGAGTTCGACCTCCCCCCGTCGGTGCCGCTGTTCGGCGAGGAGTTCGTCTGGGACGTCACCCAACTCGACTGGCTCTTCATCCTGACGCTCGTCGTGATGGTCTTTTACGTCGTGGTCCCGCTGTACGACAACCGTCGGCTCACCGCGTATTACTGGCGACAGTTCCGAAAGAACCGCCTCGCCGTCGTCAGCCTCGGCTACCTGATCGTCGTCTTCTTCGTCGGCACGGTCGGTCCGATTTTCATCCCCACCCCCGAAATCGCCCTGACCCAGCAGTACCAGCCCCCGATGTTCACGACCGTGGACTCCTCGGTTCCCCTCCAGTGCGTCGGCGAGGTGACCGGCGACGTCTGTCACGGCTCGCTCGCGCATCCGCTCGGGACCACCTCTGATGGAAAGGACATCCTCGTGCTCGTCATCTACGGGATGCAGGTGAGCATGAAACTCGGCCTCATCACCACCCTGCTCGTCATCTCCATCGGGACCGCCGTCGGGACCGTCGCGGCGTACTCGGGCGGGACGGTCGACGAGGTGCTGATGCGCTACGTCGACATCCAACTCACCTTCCCGACCTTTCTGCTCTACCTCCTCTTGGTGTTCCTCTTCGGCGGCTCGCTGTTCATGTTCATCGTCCTCTTCGGGCTCACCTCCTGGGGCGGCATCTCCCGGCTCGTCCGCTCGGAGGCGCTCCAACTCAGAGAGGAGGAGTACGTCCTCGCGGCCAAGAGCGCCGGGGCGAACGCCGCCTACGTCATCCGCCGCCACCTCGTCCCGAACGTCTCGTCGACCGTGATCACCGCCGCGACGCTCGCCATTCCGGGGTACATCCTCGCGGAGGCGGCGCTGTCGTTCCTCCAACTGGGCGACCCGACCATTCCCTCGTGGGGGCAGGTCATCGCCGCCGGGCGCTCGGACCTCGACTCCGCGTGGTGGATATCGACGTTCCCCGGCTTCTTCCTCTTCTTCACCATCCTCGCGTTCAACTTCATGGGTGACGCGCTCAGAGACGCGCTCGACCCGAGGGCTGACAAATGA
- a CDS encoding ABC transporter ATP-binding protein, whose product MSREREPLLEVDDLRTRFTTDEGVVRAVDGVSFSVERGETVCLVGESGSGKTVASESITRLIRTPPGEIEGTIRFEGRDLATLSKDELTEVRGRDIAHVFQNPQGALNPVYTVGWQLIEAVRLHDDVSKQAARERALELLDRVGIPDATSRFDDYPHEFSGGMKQRVVIAMALASNPKLLIADEPTTALDVTIQAQILRLLVELQEEFEMSILLITHDLGVVAEVADRVVVLYAGKVMETAGVYDLFDRPSHPYTRALLGCLPGRGGRMRSIGGTLPDPTDPPPGCRFAARCPHAVDACTEGEQPPGYAVNESDVAHTVSCVHFGPGGDPDVVLGEQGNEPSGAGEAGTETGTEGDD is encoded by the coding sequence ATGAGCCGGGAGCGAGAACCGCTGCTGGAGGTCGACGACCTCCGGACCCGCTTTACCACCGACGAGGGCGTCGTCCGCGCCGTCGACGGCGTCTCCTTTTCGGTCGAGCGGGGAGAGACGGTCTGTCTCGTCGGCGAGTCGGGGTCGGGCAAGACCGTCGCCTCCGAGTCCATCACGCGACTCATTCGAACGCCACCCGGCGAAATCGAGGGGACCATCCGGTTCGAGGGGCGGGACCTCGCGACGCTGTCGAAAGACGAACTCACCGAAGTCCGGGGACGCGACATCGCCCACGTCTTCCAGAACCCGCAGGGGGCGCTCAATCCGGTGTATACGGTCGGTTGGCAGCTCATCGAGGCGGTCCGGCTCCACGACGACGTCTCGAAGCAGGCGGCGAGAGAACGGGCGCTCGAACTTCTCGACCGGGTGGGCATCCCCGACGCCACCTCGCGGTTCGACGACTACCCACACGAGTTCTCCGGCGGGATGAAACAGCGGGTCGTCATCGCGATGGCGCTCGCGTCCAACCCCAAGCTGCTCATCGCCGACGAGCCGACGACGGCGCTTGACGTGACCATCCAGGCGCAGATACTCAGGCTCCTCGTCGAGCTACAGGAGGAGTTCGAGATGAGCATCCTCCTCATCACCCACGATTTGGGGGTCGTCGCCGAAGTCGCCGACCGGGTGGTCGTCCTCTACGCGGGGAAGGTGATGGAGACGGCGGGCGTGTACGACCTCTTCGACCGGCCGTCCCACCCGTACACCCGCGCGCTGCTCGGCTGTCTGCCCGGTCGCGGCGGGCGGATGCGCTCTATCGGCGGGACGCTCCCCGACCCGACGGACCCGCCGCCGGGCTGTCGGTTCGCCGCGCGCTGCCCCCACGCGGTCGACGCCTGCACCGAGGGCGAGCAACCGCCGGGGTACGCCGTGAACGAGAGCGACGTCGCACACACGGTCTCCTGCGTCCACTTCGGGCCCGGCGGCGACCCGGACGTCGTCCTCGGCGAACAGGGGAACGAGCCGTCGGGTGCGGGCGAAGCGGGGACCGAGACGGGGACGGAGGGTGACGACTGA
- a CDS encoding ABC transporter ATP-binding protein, with protein MPLLEVRNLEKHYPITEGLLKNEVGHVRAVDGVSFTVERGETLGIVGESGCGKSTAATSLLRLEEPTGGQVLFDGEDITTYTPKELKRFRRRAQMIFQDPTSSFDPRMSVGEAVAEPLVIHGIKERERRRRIVVDLLERVGLSGEDIDRYPHEFSGGQRQRIALARALVVNPDLIVADEPTSALDVSVQAEILTLIERVQAEFGLAIVFISHDMGVVREVCDRVAVMYLGEIVELGPTARVFEEPQHPYTRALLSSIPEPDPWSRGLGTVLTGDVPSPSNPPSGCRFHTRCPELVPPDGYDFTRGEWRAVMNLRVRLREEGIDVDAVREFVAGEREGVAETVDDDRVAEAVRAEFDIPDTLSDPSAERVVREALTDIVAGEGDAARDRLAEAFPTVCARERPPLDPVATGHEVACHLHRGYDSAPAEETAPGADE; from the coding sequence ATGCCGCTCCTGGAGGTTCGGAACCTCGAGAAACACTACCCGATCACCGAGGGGCTGTTGAAGAACGAGGTGGGTCACGTTCGGGCGGTCGACGGCGTCTCCTTCACCGTCGAGCGCGGCGAGACGCTCGGTATCGTCGGCGAGTCCGGCTGTGGGAAGTCGACGGCGGCCACCTCGCTCCTCAGGCTGGAGGAGCCCACGGGCGGACAGGTACTGTTCGACGGCGAGGACATCACCACCTACACGCCGAAGGAGTTGAAGCGGTTCCGCCGCCGGGCGCAGATGATCTTTCAGGACCCGACGTCGAGTTTCGACCCGCGGATGTCGGTCGGTGAAGCGGTGGCGGAACCGCTCGTCATCCACGGCATCAAAGAGCGCGAGCGCCGCCGCCGCATCGTCGTCGACCTCCTCGAACGCGTCGGCCTCTCGGGCGAGGACATCGACCGCTACCCCCACGAGTTCTCCGGGGGACAGCGCCAGCGCATCGCCCTCGCGCGGGCGCTCGTCGTCAACCCCGACCTCATCGTCGCCGACGAGCCGACGAGCGCGCTCGACGTGAGCGTCCAGGCCGAAATCCTGACGCTCATCGAACGCGTCCAGGCGGAGTTCGGCCTCGCAATCGTCTTCATCAGCCACGACATGGGTGTCGTCCGCGAGGTGTGCGACCGGGTCGCCGTGATGTACCTCGGCGAGATCGTCGAACTCGGGCCGACGGCGCGGGTGTTCGAAGAGCCCCAGCACCCCTACACGCGGGCGCTCCTCTCGTCGATTCCGGAGCCCGACCCGTGGTCGCGCGGCCTCGGAACGGTCCTCACCGGGGACGTCCCGAGCCCGTCGAACCCCCCGTCGGGCTGTCGCTTTCACACCCGCTGTCCCGAACTCGTCCCGCCCGACGGCTACGACTTCACGAGGGGGGAGTGGCGCGCGGTGATGAACCTCCGCGTCCGCCTGCGGGAGGAGGGTATCGACGTCGACGCCGTCCGCGAGTTCGTCGCAGGCGAGCGTGAAGGCGTGGCGGAGACGGTCGACGACGACCGGGTCGCGGAGGCGGTGCGCGCGGAGTTCGACATCCCCGACACGCTGTCGGACCCGAGCGCCGAGCGGGTCGTCCGTGAGGCGCTCACCGACATCGTCGCCGGGGAAGGCGACGCAGCGCGTGACCGCCTCGCCGAGGCGTTCCCGACGGTCTGCGCCCGCGAGCGGCCGCCCCTCGACCCCGTTGCGACAGGGCACGAGGTGGCCTGTCACCTCCACCGAGGGTACGACAGCGCTCCGGCAGAGGAGACGGCACCCGGTGCCGACGAGTGA
- a CDS encoding ABC transporter substrate-binding protein, translating into MPSGYGGDGDPDALYRPGRRDLLKLLGVGGAAALAGCSSGRDGGSGGQSGGATTGTESTEGTGGTGSSGDGTRSVGGDYISASSVDASSLNWISIADTTSGGYIGLTMDATWVITPDQEIFPLWADISSDDGRVYEVQLRDNLQWGAGYGQMTAEDWVYMITNVFQAEGNWSGFPNADEWFRGGEPIPVEQTGDLSFELRLPEIDPSFPFKPVLWGQNCMPKGILEKYVPDQDTEGLQQDEEVNTLAYTGNLGPYTYEEWERESQFVVTRNEDYYLRDVAANEGFEGYDDAFAAEFEQAPYFDRYVVRVIKEESARLGALRGGEVTSAGVPPNKANQFQDVESVYLNVTPQPFVSVLTYNMRANGWEPFRRKAVRQALAHAVDKQAIAESIYRGYAQVAQTMQPRWTRWYVDDRITNYGVGENYGPEVTREALAEALSDTEYSYDGDTLENGNGEQVTLTLFFDQGQNTEQTTAEFIAQEFGNNAGIDVQLKATSSFIENYASNAPPEGEEVPWSAGRFNGGPRDVSVGQEPWDMSVNLGFNTYPYTPASSKGFFEERGGINYYGYVPEADIASLYEQASQTDDEAERRELFGRAFGLINDEQPFGFVTMTSSISGYQSRVQGPIEDFASGWDSQRWYFE; encoded by the coding sequence ATGCCATCCGGTTACGGAGGCGACGGCGACCCGGACGCGCTCTATCGTCCGGGTCGTAGAGACCTTCTGAAGTTGTTGGGCGTTGGGGGCGCGGCGGCTCTCGCGGGATGTTCGAGCGGTCGGGACGGCGGATCGGGCGGCCAGAGCGGCGGAGCGACCACGGGGACGGAGAGCACGGAGGGGACCGGCGGCACCGGGTCGTCGGGCGACGGCACCCGGAGCGTCGGGGGCGACTACATCAGCGCCTCGTCGGTCGACGCCTCCTCGCTCAACTGGATCTCTATCGCCGACACCACCTCGGGAGGGTACATCGGCCTCACGATGGACGCGACGTGGGTCATCACCCCCGACCAGGAGATATTCCCCCTCTGGGCGGACATCAGTTCCGACGACGGCCGCGTCTACGAGGTTCAACTGAGAGACAACCTCCAGTGGGGTGCCGGCTACGGACAGATGACCGCCGAAGACTGGGTGTACATGATCACGAACGTCTTCCAGGCGGAGGGGAACTGGTCCGGCTTCCCCAACGCGGACGAGTGGTTCCGCGGCGGCGAACCCATCCCGGTGGAGCAGACCGGTGACCTCTCCTTCGAGCTTCGGTTACCCGAGATCGACCCCTCGTTCCCGTTCAAACCCGTCCTCTGGGGGCAGAACTGTATGCCGAAGGGCATCCTGGAGAAGTACGTCCCCGACCAGGACACCGAGGGGCTCCAGCAGGACGAGGAGGTGAACACGCTGGCGTACACCGGCAACCTCGGCCCGTACACGTACGAAGAGTGGGAGCGGGAGTCGCAGTTCGTCGTCACCCGCAACGAGGACTACTACCTCCGCGACGTCGCGGCGAACGAGGGGTTCGAGGGGTACGACGACGCGTTCGCGGCGGAGTTCGAGCAAGCCCCGTACTTCGACCGGTACGTCGTCCGGGTCATCAAAGAGGAGAGCGCGCGACTCGGCGCGCTCCGCGGCGGCGAGGTCACCAGCGCGGGCGTCCCGCCGAACAAGGCGAACCAGTTCCAGGACGTCGAGAGCGTCTACCTCAACGTCACCCCACAGCCGTTCGTCTCCGTGCTCACGTACAACATGCGGGCCAACGGCTGGGAGCCGTTCCGCCGTAAAGCCGTCCGACAGGCGCTGGCGCACGCCGTCGACAAACAGGCCATCGCCGAGAGCATCTACCGCGGCTACGCGCAGGTCGCCCAGACGATGCAGCCGAGGTGGACCCGGTGGTACGTCGACGACCGCATCACGAACTACGGGGTCGGCGAGAACTACGGCCCCGAGGTCACGAGGGAGGCGCTCGCGGAGGCGCTTTCGGACACGGAGTACAGCTACGACGGCGACACCCTCGAAAACGGGAACGGCGAGCAGGTCACGCTGACGCTGTTCTTCGACCAGGGTCAGAACACCGAACAGACCACCGCCGAGTTCATCGCACAGGAGTTCGGAAACAACGCCGGCATCGACGTCCAACTCAAGGCCACGTCGTCGTTCATCGAGAACTACGCCTCGAACGCGCCGCCGGAGGGCGAGGAGGTGCCGTGGAGCGCCGGACGGTTCAACGGCGGGCCGCGCGACGTCTCGGTGGGGCAGGAGCCGTGGGACATGTCCGTCAACCTCGGCTTCAACACTTACCCGTACACCCCGGCGTCGTCGAAGGGGTTCTTCGAGGAGCGTGGCGGCATCAACTACTACGGGTACGTCCCCGAGGCGGACATCGCGAGCCTCTACGAACAGGCCTCCCAGACCGACGACGAGGCGGAACGGAGAGAGCTGTTCGGTCGGGCGTTCGGCCTCATCAACGACGAACAGCCGTTCGGCTTCGTGACGATGACGTCGTCCATCTCGGGATACCAGTCGCGGGTCCAGGGTCCAATCGAGGACTTCGCGAGCGGGTGGGACTCCCAGCGGTGGTACTTCGAGTGA
- the hpt gene encoding hypoxanthine/guanine phosphoribosyltransferase gives MDLLRRSLLDAPIIEKGDYEYFVHPISDGVPMLKPALLREIVIRIIRKAEIEDVDKIVTPAAMGIHISTAVSLMTDIPLVVIRKRQYGLDGEVSLHQTTGYSDSEMYINDVYEGDTVLVLDDVLSTGGTMKSILDALSHIGADVVDVVAVIKKAGPNQLDDTDYSVKTLINVTVEDGEVVIVDEHGDD, from the coding sequence ATGGACCTGCTGCGGCGGTCGCTCCTCGACGCACCGATCATCGAGAAGGGTGATTACGAGTACTTCGTCCACCCCATCAGCGACGGCGTCCCGATGCTGAAGCCGGCGCTGCTCCGCGAGATCGTCATCCGCATCATCCGGAAGGCCGAGATCGAGGACGTCGACAAGATCGTCACGCCGGCGGCCATGGGCATCCACATCTCGACGGCGGTCTCGCTCATGACCGACATCCCGCTCGTCGTCATCCGGAAGCGCCAGTACGGCCTCGACGGCGAGGTGTCGCTCCACCAGACCACGGGCTACTCCGACTCGGAGATGTACATCAACGACGTGTACGAGGGCGACACGGTGCTCGTCCTCGACGACGTGCTCTCCACGGGGGGAACGATGAAGTCCATCCTCGACGCGCTGAGCCACATCGGTGCCGACGTCGTCGACGTGGTCGCCGTCATCAAGAAGGCGGGGCCGAACCAGCTCGACGACACCGACTACTCGGTCAAGACCCTCATCAACGTCACCGTCGAGGACGGTGAAGTCGTCATCGTCGACGAACACGGCGACGACTGA
- a CDS encoding DUF4396 domain-containing protein — MPLQQFLKGIEHALAPVRHVMKPVLSDPLVMAVWALLVGASVGVLWWDIRKRNRALPSMMKGVWTLVVLYSGPFGLAIYWYSGRTQISHDSLWRRGLRSTAHCYSGCGAGEVLGFVLLAGLLALQSTLLVTAGTFALAYTFGYALTVGPLMQEGVGFGEAMLDALYSETPSITVMEITAIGTDLLIASQANIGDVLFWGALVFSLSVGFVFAFPINAALVRFGVKEGMKNPAEMGTEHQRNRAASTD; from the coding sequence ATGCCACTCCAACAGTTCCTCAAAGGGATCGAACACGCGCTCGCACCGGTACGACACGTGATGAAACCCGTCCTGTCGGACCCGCTGGTGATGGCCGTCTGGGCGCTCCTCGTCGGAGCCTCTGTGGGTGTACTCTGGTGGGACATCCGCAAGCGCAACCGGGCCCTGCCGTCGATGATGAAGGGAGTCTGGACGCTCGTCGTTCTCTACTCGGGGCCGTTCGGACTCGCCATCTACTGGTACTCCGGGCGGACGCAGATCAGCCACGACTCGCTGTGGCGGCGCGGCCTCCGCTCGACGGCGCACTGTTACTCGGGCTGTGGGGCGGGCGAAGTCCTCGGGTTCGTGCTCCTCGCGGGCCTGCTCGCCCTCCAGAGTACGCTCCTCGTCACGGCGGGGACGTTCGCGCTCGCGTACACGTTTGGCTACGCCCTCACCGTCGGTCCGCTCATGCAGGAAGGAGTCGGCTTCGGCGAGGCGATGCTCGACGCGCTTTACAGCGAGACGCCCAGCATCACCGTCATGGAGATCACCGCCATCGGCACCGATCTGCTGATCGCGAGCCAGGCGAACATCGGCGACGTGCTGTTCTGGGGCGCGCTCGTCTTCTCGCTGTCCGTCGGGTTCGTCTTCGCGTTCCCGATCAACGCCGCGCTCGTCCGCTTCGGCGTCAAAGAGGGGATGAAGAACCCCGCCGAGATGGGAACCGAGCACCAGCGGAACCGGGCAGCGTCGACGGACTGA